From one Leptospira noumeaensis genomic stretch:
- a CDS encoding SpoIIE family protein phosphatase yields MKNTFSKSIFFLFSTLTLFFTHPLFSESQNDIGERIVHTTKFSYWIDPSSSVPVESVLTTGVFQKIVDPFPNFGFLKGTLWLKLDPQDFPDPTKYPLLLIQAHNIDLVELFHKNDGKKYIISKSGHIQPVFQREIPHRNFVFRVGHERETILIAIRSDISLQFSLIFTNQRNLQREDYITQWIYGLFFGSLGIIILYNLAIAFFVRDRNYFYYIGYVLFFGLGQLSLLGFWGYFFVPDSYFWKRIGIPFFFSICLFFFVLFTSNFLKLKIRIPRIARFYQVLGYFSLLNATVSLLGGISESSIGVTWLSVFICLSLLGVLIWGIYKRLRSFYYFAFAFVLLLVTCLVYGLLKFGILPSNSFLEEMLFPIASLADITLFAFALADRIQLLRQEKDLALAQVTSLRKERKISRDILMQSLPKTIPDVKNLQMQIYIQPMKDVGGDFYEYFSPNPYELGIVLCDVSGHGIPASLISAMGKVAFTTQKDNIPSPKQVLEGMNRVLYGNCNPQYVTASYVYLNTSTKVWRFGRAGHPSAYLQRASGEIIKVHPKGKIIGVFPEIQIEETTHRVEPKDRILILSDGVLECFNPEGEMYGESGLLEFLKANREIPNHLFKIKLIQDLESFSKREIKDWDDDLTFIFLELV; encoded by the coding sequence TTGAAAAATACCTTTTCTAAATCGATTTTTTTTCTTTTTTCTACCTTAACTCTTTTTTTTACCCATCCCCTTTTTTCAGAATCACAAAACGATATTGGCGAAAGGATCGTCCACACAACCAAATTTTCCTATTGGATTGATCCCAGTTCTTCTGTTCCTGTGGAATCCGTTTTAACTACCGGTGTTTTCCAAAAAATTGTAGATCCCTTTCCAAATTTTGGATTTCTAAAGGGGACTCTTTGGTTAAAACTAGATCCACAGGATTTCCCTGATCCTACAAAATATCCTCTTCTACTCATACAAGCACATAATATTGATTTGGTGGAACTATTCCACAAAAACGACGGTAAAAAATATATCATTTCCAAATCGGGTCATATCCAACCCGTTTTCCAAAGAGAAATTCCTCACAGAAACTTTGTCTTTCGGGTAGGGCATGAAAGGGAAACCATACTGATTGCCATTCGTTCAGATATTTCTTTGCAGTTTTCTCTCATTTTTACCAACCAAAGGAATCTCCAAAGAGAAGACTATATCACACAATGGATTTATGGATTATTCTTTGGAAGCCTCGGAATCATAATTTTATACAATCTCGCCATTGCATTTTTTGTTCGGGATCGAAACTATTTTTATTATATTGGTTATGTTTTGTTTTTTGGCCTTGGCCAACTTTCTTTACTGGGGTTCTGGGGCTATTTTTTTGTTCCCGATTCTTATTTTTGGAAACGAATAGGGATTCCTTTTTTCTTTAGCATTTGCCTCTTTTTCTTTGTTCTCTTTACTTCTAATTTTCTAAAACTAAAAATCCGAATTCCCAGAATCGCAAGGTTCTACCAGGTATTGGGATATTTCTCCCTACTGAACGCAACAGTTTCCTTGTTAGGTGGAATATCTGAATCATCCATTGGCGTGACTTGGCTTTCTGTATTCATTTGTCTTAGTTTACTCGGAGTTTTGATTTGGGGAATTTATAAAAGGCTTAGGTCTTTTTATTATTTTGCTTTCGCCTTTGTTTTATTACTCGTAACTTGCCTTGTTTATGGATTACTGAAATTTGGAATCCTTCCTTCCAATTCCTTTTTAGAAGAAATGTTATTTCCCATTGCTTCTCTTGCAGACATCACTTTGTTTGCCTTTGCTTTGGCTGACCGTATCCAGTTATTACGCCAAGAAAAAGATTTGGCCCTAGCCCAAGTCACAAGCCTTAGGAAAGAAAGAAAAATTTCTAGGGACATTCTTATGCAGTCCCTTCCCAAAACAATTCCGGATGTAAAAAACTTACAAATGCAAATTTACATCCAACCAATGAAAGATGTAGGTGGAGATTTTTACGAATACTTCTCACCCAATCCTTATGAACTAGGAATTGTTCTTTGTGATGTTTCGGGCCATGGAATTCCCGCATCTCTGATTTCAGCAATGGGAAAGGTTGCCTTTACTACACAAAAAGACAATATCCCTTCACCCAAACAGGTATTAGAAGGAATGAACCGCGTGTTATACGGAAATTGTAACCCGCAGTATGTTACGGCTTCTTATGTATATCTCAATACATCCACCAAAGTTTGGAGGTTTGGAAGGGCAGGCCATCCCAGTGCCTATTTACAAAGGGCCAGTGGTGAGATCATCAAAGTCCATCCCAAGGGGAAAATCATTGGAGTTTTTCCAGAAATTCAAATCGAAGAAACCACACATAGAGTGGAACCAAAAGATAGAATTCTTATCTTAAGTGATGGAGTTTTGGAATGTTTTAATCCAGAAGGGGAAATGTATGGAGAATCGGGACTTCTGGAATTTTTAAAAGCCAACCGCGAAATTCCAAATCATCTTTTTAAAATAAAACTCATCCAAGATTTAGAGTCATTTTCTAAAAGAGAAATAAAAGACTGGGACGACGACCTAACCTTTATTTTTCTGGAATTGGTATGA
- a CDS encoding glycosyl transferase codes for MKLYFYISGHGFGHISRSGNIIRRLLKEDFIEEIHLVSPRISFLEFTHPKLITKNLKLDVGVSQKNSLSIDLQTTKEELIDFEKNKSKLLKEETEYCKKNKISLILTDSSSFPITIALETGIPSVFIGNFTWDFIYQNYAKDDSYFGTLSEQLQVEYGFATEALVLPFFCPMPPFLEQTNIGLVGRKPTLSKEKARQNFGMKDDTTYILLSFGAYGLEGTKLQTENLPKSIQLMAYGVPGIQSEGILVPEVSHYPDLVAAADYVCTKPGYGILAECYYAKTPILYTDRGDFSEYFHLVNALDLYFRSAYIDLSRIISCQFEEVLTLINTIDSMTPKLELKTDGEEDVVSHLLEYN; via the coding sequence ATGAAATTATATTTTTATATTTCAGGTCACGGTTTTGGCCATATCAGTCGCTCTGGAAATATCATAAGGCGCCTACTAAAAGAGGATTTCATTGAAGAAATTCACTTAGTCAGTCCAAGAATTTCATTTTTAGAGTTTACCCATCCAAAACTCATCACAAAAAATTTAAAACTGGATGTAGGTGTTTCGCAAAAAAACTCACTCTCCATTGATTTACAAACCACAAAAGAAGAACTCATCGACTTCGAAAAAAACAAATCAAAACTTCTAAAAGAAGAAACAGAATACTGCAAAAAAAACAAAATAAGTTTGATCCTTACAGATAGTTCTTCGTTTCCCATTACCATAGCTCTAGAAACAGGAATTCCCAGTGTATTTATTGGAAATTTTACTTGGGATTTTATCTACCAAAATTACGCGAAAGACGATTCTTACTTTGGAACTCTCAGCGAACAACTTCAAGTGGAATATGGATTTGCAACGGAAGCATTGGTATTACCTTTTTTTTGTCCGATGCCTCCTTTCCTTGAACAAACTAACATTGGTCTTGTGGGAAGAAAACCAACCCTCTCCAAAGAAAAGGCCAGACAAAATTTTGGAATGAAGGATGATACCACTTACATCCTTTTATCCTTTGGAGCTTATGGATTAGAGGGAACCAAACTACAAACAGAAAATCTTCCTAAGTCCATCCAACTTATGGCATACGGTGTTCCCGGAATCCAGAGTGAAGGAATTTTAGTCCCCGAAGTCTCCCATTATCCTGACTTGGTGGCAGCAGCTGATTATGTTTGTACAAAACCTGGATATGGAATTCTTGCGGAATGTTATTATGCCAAAACTCCTATTCTTTATACAGATCGTGGGGATTTTAGCGAATACTTCCATTTGGTAAATGCACTCGATTTATACTTTCGTTCCGCTTATATTGACCTATCCCGAATAATTTCTTGTCAATTTGAAGAAGTGCTGACTCTAATTAATACAATCGACTCGATGACTCCGAAGTTAGAATTAAAAACCGATGGAGAGGAAGATGTCGTTTCTCACTTATTAGAATACAATTAA
- a CDS encoding TrmH family RNA methyltransferase: MPNKRQYITSFSNPKVKWVAGLKEKRNRDEEKKFFIEGYREIKKAITSNPTSPIPCLPVNITSLFISPECFLGENEEALINSIQCPIFELPRKIFEKISYRDRPDGLIAVAETPDAHVPWEKIKSIDTNPILIIEGVEKPGNLGTILRTAEGAGVGLVIVTDPRIDLFNPNVVRASTGTIFTLPVYIGDLQEVLKKFKSKGYKRYAVTPEGKTLYTSINMKEKSVFLFGSEQYGLSDDAKQLSDDTLHLPMLGEADSLNLAMSCGIVLYESIRQRKK; encoded by the coding sequence ATGCCAAATAAAAGACAATACATCACCAGTTTTTCCAATCCCAAGGTCAAGTGGGTTGCGGGACTCAAAGAAAAACGAAATCGCGATGAAGAAAAAAAGTTTTTCATTGAAGGGTATCGTGAAATCAAAAAAGCAATCACAAGCAATCCAACCTCACCTATTCCATGTTTACCGGTAAATATCACAAGTCTCTTCATTTCCCCAGAATGTTTTTTAGGAGAAAATGAAGAGGCCCTCATAAACTCAATCCAATGTCCTATCTTTGAACTTCCCCGTAAAATTTTTGAAAAAATTTCTTACAGGGATCGGCCAGACGGCCTCATCGCTGTGGCAGAAACTCCCGATGCCCATGTCCCTTGGGAAAAAATCAAATCGATTGATACCAATCCCATCCTCATCATCGAAGGAGTGGAAAAACCGGGAAACCTCGGAACCATCCTACGAACAGCAGAAGGTGCAGGTGTTGGCCTTGTGATTGTCACCGATCCAAGAATTGATCTTTTTAATCCAAATGTAGTGCGAGCAAGTACGGGAACTATTTTTACTTTACCCGTTTATATTGGAGATTTACAGGAAGTTCTAAAAAAGTTCAAATCCAAAGGGTACAAACGTTATGCGGTCACTCCAGAAGGAAAAACTCTTTATACTTCGATCAATATGAAAGAAAAGTCCGTATTTCTTTTTGGAAGTGAACAATATGGACTAAGTGATGATGCCAAACAACTTTCTGATGACACCCTTCATTTACCCATGCTTGGAGAAGCCGATTCATTAAACCTTGCCATGTCCTGTGGAATTGTATTATATGAATCCATTAGACAAAGAAAGAAATGA
- a CDS encoding citrate synthase, which translates to MSEKAILKVDGKEFELPILVGSENEKAIDITKLRQLSGYVTIDSGYLNTGACTSEITFLDGEQGILRYRGIPIDDLAAKSTFTEVAYLLIYGKLPSDTQLKEWNTSITNHTMIHEDLKRLFNGFPKDGHPMAIMSCMMGCLSTYYQDSYDPMNEEHREISIIRLLAKFPTIAAYAYKKSIGQPIIHPLNELDYASNFMNMMFAVPAEDYHIDPEIVSALNLLLILHADHEQNCSTSTVRLVGSSLANLYGAISAGILALWGPRHGGANQEVLEMLEGIKKSGLSVKKIVEQAKDKNSSFRLNGFGHRVYKNFDPRAKIIKVACDKVLNKLGIKDPLLDIAKELEEAALNDPYFVERKLYPNVDFYSGIIYRALGIPTNMFTVMFAMGRLPGWIAQWKEMIEDPSLKIGRPRQIYTGPQEISYEAAKKQA; encoded by the coding sequence ATGTCCGAAAAGGCAATTCTGAAAGTGGATGGAAAAGAGTTCGAACTTCCGATTTTAGTGGGAAGCGAAAACGAGAAGGCAATTGATATTACTAAACTCCGCCAATTGTCCGGTTATGTTACGATTGATTCCGGTTATTTAAATACAGGTGCTTGCACCAGTGAGATTACCTTTCTCGATGGAGAACAAGGGATCCTGCGTTACCGCGGAATTCCTATCGATGATTTGGCCGCTAAGTCTACGTTTACTGAAGTAGCTTATTTACTCATCTACGGCAAACTTCCTAGTGACACACAACTCAAAGAGTGGAATACTTCTATCACCAATCATACAATGATCCATGAGGATCTCAAACGACTGTTTAACGGTTTTCCAAAAGACGGACACCCGATGGCAATCATGTCTTGTATGATGGGATGTTTGTCAACATACTACCAAGATAGTTACGATCCAATGAATGAGGAACATAGAGAAATCTCAATCATTCGTTTGCTCGCAAAATTTCCAACGATCGCAGCTTACGCTTACAAAAAATCAATCGGACAACCGATCATACATCCACTCAACGAATTAGATTATGCATCTAACTTCATGAACATGATGTTTGCGGTTCCTGCGGAAGATTATCATATCGATCCAGAAATTGTTTCTGCACTCAACTTACTTCTCATCCTCCACGCAGATCACGAACAAAACTGTTCTACATCTACCGTGCGTTTGGTGGGATCTTCCCTTGCCAACTTGTATGGTGCGATTTCTGCGGGAATCCTTGCACTTTGGGGACCACGTCACGGTGGTGCTAACCAAGAAGTATTGGAAATGTTGGAAGGAATTAAAAAAAGCGGACTTTCTGTGAAAAAAATCGTAGAACAAGCCAAAGACAAAAATTCCAGTTTCCGATTGAATGGATTTGGTCACCGAGTTTACAAAAACTTTGACCCTCGTGCCAAAATCATCAAAGTTGCTTGTGATAAAGTCCTAAACAAACTAGGAATCAAAGATCCACTTCTAGACATTGCAAAAGAATTGGAAGAAGCAGCTCTCAATGATCCTTACTTCGTAGAAAGAAAACTTTATCCAAACGTTGACTTCTACTCAGGGATCATCTACCGCGCGTTAGGAATTCCTACCAATATGTTTACAGTGATGTTTGCTATGGGAAGACTTCCAGGTTGGATTGCACAATGGAAAGAGATGATTGAAGACCCAAGTTTAAAGATTGGCCGACCACGCCAAATTTACACAGGCCCACAAGAGATCTCTTACGAAGCAGCCAAAAAACAGGCTTAA
- a CDS encoding class I SAM-dependent methyltransferase: MTKSYELLDSGDLSKLEIVGGYKLHRSSPTSAYGKETPGIWNDLHAQYIKNDSGSGHWNFQKKVPESFTIEFSNLTFKIKLTPFGHIGLFPEQETNWNRIREIGKKKQGLEVLNLFAYSGGSTLACLDAGMSVCHVDASKGMVDWARENAKLSGLDSKPVRWIVDDVMKFIRREIKRGKKYQGLILDPPSFGRGSKGEVWKIEENLSELMDALMELSDSKPEFVILSCHSQGFSPLTLERILSSRIKTKGNYQTSELFIPEKSGKKYPAGFCTFFSK, encoded by the coding sequence ATGACAAAAAGTTACGAACTCCTGGATTCAGGTGACCTATCCAAATTAGAAATCGTTGGCGGATACAAACTCCATCGTTCTTCCCCTACTTCTGCTTATGGAAAAGAAACTCCTGGAATCTGGAACGACCTTCATGCCCAATACATCAAAAATGACTCGGGTTCGGGGCATTGGAATTTTCAAAAAAAAGTTCCTGAAAGTTTTACCATCGAATTTTCCAATCTAACATTCAAAATCAAACTCACACCCTTTGGCCATATTGGCCTTTTCCCCGAACAAGAAACCAATTGGAACCGCATCCGAGAGATTGGAAAAAAGAAACAAGGTCTCGAAGTATTAAACCTTTTTGCTTATTCCGGTGGTTCCACACTCGCCTGTCTTGATGCTGGGATGAGTGTCTGCCATGTGGATGCCTCCAAAGGGATGGTCGACTGGGCACGAGAAAATGCAAAACTATCAGGACTCGATTCGAAACCTGTGCGTTGGATTGTGGATGATGTGATGAAATTCATCCGCCGTGAAATCAAACGGGGAAAAAAATACCAAGGCCTTATCCTTGATCCTCCTAGTTTTGGACGTGGTTCCAAAGGAGAGGTTTGGAAAATTGAAGAAAACTTAAGTGAACTGATGGATGCCCTTATGGAACTCTCCGATTCCAAACCAGAATTTGTCATCCTCAGTTGTCATAGCCAAGGTTTTAGTCCCTTAACCTTAGAAAGGATTTTATCTTCACGAATCAAAACCAAAGGGAACTACCAAACCTCTGAATTATTCATTCCAGAAAAATCGGGGAAAAAATACCCAGCTGGGTTTTGTACTTTCTTCTCAAAATAA